Proteins from one Fragaria vesca subsp. vesca linkage group LG6, FraVesHawaii_1.0, whole genome shotgun sequence genomic window:
- the LOC101307414 gene encoding uncharacterized protein LOC101307414: MSHDRGKAFSGGDGSSSGYSSPSPTDHHEQQQQPATPSRYESQKRRDWNTFGQYLRNQRPPVPLSQCNYSHVLEFLRYLDQFGKTKVHLQGCMFYGQPEPPAPCTCPLRQAWGSLDALIGRLRAAYEENGGAPESNPFASGAIRVYLREVRECQAKARGIPYKKKKKKPTATTPTSSSSSSSGRGGGGGGGGPGNSDRDSSTSSIMHFS, encoded by the coding sequence ATGTCTCACGACAGAGGCAAGGCATTCTCAGGTGGAGATGGATCTTCATCGGGGTACTCGAGTCCGAGTCCCACCGATCATCATGAGCAGCAGCAGCAGCCAGCGACGCCCAGCAGGTACGAGTCACAGAAGAGGAGGGACTGGAACACTTTCGGACAGTACTTGAGGAACCAGAGGCCTCCAGTCCCTCTCTCCCAGTGCAATTACAGCCATGTCCTCGAGTTCCTCAGGTACCTCGATCAGTTCGGGAAGACCAAAGTCCATCTCCAGGGTTGTATGTTTTACGGCCAGCCGGAGCCACCTGCGCCTTGCACGTGTCCTCTCCGGCAGGCCTGGGGAAGCCTGGATGCTCTCATAGGGAGGTTGAGGGCTGCTTATGAGGAGAACGGTGGGGCCCCTGAGAGCAACCCTTTTGCTAGTGGTGCAATCAGGGTTTACTTGAGGGAGGTCAGGGAGTGCCAGGCCAAGGCTAGAGGGATTCCTTACAAGAAGAAGAAGAAGAAGCCGACCGCAACAACTCCGACCAGCAGCAGCAGCAGCAGCAGCGGCAGAGGGGGAGGAGGAGGAGGAGGAGGACCTGGAAATAGTGATCGTGATTCTTCAACAAGTTCTATCATGCACTTCTCTTGA